A single window of Corythoichthys intestinalis isolate RoL2023-P3 chromosome 21, ASM3026506v1, whole genome shotgun sequence DNA harbors:
- the LOC130909384 gene encoding microtubule-associated protein futsch-like isoform X1 — MHGVKTTDNVTTPEASVLSPGSDDIPKDQSKMEKTQKEKELISEAIMEPAQAAGPASSQVDQHLELQRQRSPLELQRQRSPLPHESPNQEKKDAHAESSSAESAKVESTQAEVSQDESTLAGISRAGYLQMESTKEESERVKSSQDTFLQEGAEQAKLSQHDTFHADSAEEEVMQVHSTQAETYTTDSSKSEASMLIESSQAKAFEVESTEIESFREHTQLGSALDKLAQSESMQEESSQAEAYQGESAQVEPTEAESVQVKSTQAKSSDAEQAQVECTQVEKPQTESPQMRSTLMNSVQAKTSQVKTVQSTSLEIDSTPADSAQIKTPLSESVQYESPHAGSAEEEVVQVDSTQAETYITESSKSEASMLIESSQAKAIEVESTEIERSQEHYTQLGSTLDKLAQSESVQEESSQAEAYQGESAQVEPTQAESVQVESTQTKSSYAEHAQVECTQVETLQTESPQMRSTLMNSVQAKLSQVKTVQSTSLEMDSTTADSAQIKTPLSESVQNESPQSESLHVESTKVEASPMESTLSVSVQAESGQVEATQVDFAQSETFQASHIQSEQSETSQVLSVQIESTLVDSAQAESVQMESIESETSQVKAIHLDRAQIETTQSVSALMESTPADLTESETATYDYAQGASSQAESVQVDSMESGTSEVKAFHLEPAQIETNQPMSALMESTPADLTESETATYEYAQGASSQPQSVQMESMESETSEVKAFHLEPAQIETNQPMSALMDPTPAGLTESETATYEYAQGASSQVESVQVESSVVDIILTQPLQHDSTLVEFTQSDTSQTETSQTESVQVETSQASSALLESRLADSGQDETSQSVHSQSKAFHIESIQVETSTSNPESAPVKSAPADLTQPKTTTATSESVQEESTEPESSRAEVSHVKSKHVESMGSLSTPDLSAQAKLPRTESSQDEVSLINFKHVDCSLAESMHSVSTLELSAQVKSSQADISHAESKQDETLPTESPQVDSSMTGPTQIEDALLESTQAESSHIESAQDETSQPVSAQVESKPEESAQLESTEGEVPQFETTPIENASAESDQALPSDNQLENNESETPNQSSSPAVQDQEEAEEQADE; from the exons ATGCATGGG GTGAAAACAACTGATAACGTAACCACTCCAGAAGCCTCAGTGTTATCTCCAGGGTCTGACGACATCCCGAAAGACCagtcaaaaatggaaaaaacgCAGAAGGAGAAG GAACTCATCTCGGAAGCAATCATGGAACCGGCCCAGGCCGCAGGGCCTGCTTCAAGCCAGGTGGACCAACACCTGGAGTTACAAAGGCAAAGGAGTCCTCTGGAGTTACAAAGGCAAAGGAGCCCTCTGCCACATGAAAGTCCAAACCAAGAGAAG AAGGATGCACATGCCGAGTCCTCCTCAGCTGAATCTGCAAAAGTGGAGTCCACTCAAGCTGAGGTCTCCCAGGATGAAAGCACTCTGGCTGGGATCTCCCGGGCAGGGTATTTACAGATGGAGTCCACAAAAGAGGAGTCTGAACGAGTGAAATCTTCCCAAGATACATTTTtacaagaaggagctgagcaggCGAAGCTCTCGCAGCACGATACGTTCCATGCAGATTCTGCAGAGGAAGAGGTCATGCAGGTTCACTCCACACAGGCTGAGACTTACACAACTGATTCCTCTAAATCTGAGGCATCTATGCTGAttgaatcctctcaggctaaagcaTTTGAGGTGGAATCCACAGAAATTGAGAGTTTCCGAGAACATACGCAGTTGGGCTCTGCGCTAGACAAGTTAGCGCAATCTGAATCCATGCAGGAAGAATCTTCACAAGCTGAGGCTTACCAAGGAGAATCAGCACAAGTTGAGCCTACTGAGGCTGAGTCTGTGCAAGTCAAGTCCACACAGGCCAAGTCCTCCGATGCTGAGCAAGCCCAGGTTGAATGCACGCAGGTTGAGAAACCCCAGACAGAGTCTCCGCAGATGAGGTCCACATTGATGAATTCTGTGCAGGCCAAGACCTCCCAGGTTAAGACAGTTCAATCCACATCTTTGGAGATTGACTCTACACCAGCAGACTCTGCTCAGATCAAGACTCCTTTGTCTGAGTCTGTGCAATATGAGTCCCCCCATGCCGGGTCTGCAGAGGAAGAGGTCGTGCAGGTTGACTCCACACAGGCTGAGACTTACATAACTGAGTCCTCTAAATCTGAGGCATCTATGCTGAttgaatcctctcaggctaaagcaATTGAGGTGGAATCCACAGAAATTGAGAGGTCCCAAGAACATTATACGCAGTTGGGCTCTACGCTAGACAAGTTAGCGCAATCTGAATCCGTTCAGGAAGAATCTTCACAAGCTGAGGCTTACCAAGGAGAATCAGCACAAGTTGAGCCTACTCAGGCTGAGTCTGTGCAAGTCGAGTCCACACAGACCAAGTCCTCCTATGCTGAGCACGCCCAGGTTGAATGCACGCAAGTTGAGACACTCCAGACAGAGTCTCCGCAGATGAGGTCCACATTGATGAATTCTGTGCAGGCCAAGCTCTCCCAGGTTAAGACAGTTCAATCCacatctttggagatggactctaCAACAGCAGACTCTGCTCAGATCAAGACTCCTTTGTCTGAGTCCGTGCAAAATGAGTCCCCTCAGTCTGAGTCTTTGCATGTGGAGTCCACAAAAGTTGAGGCCTCCCCAATGGAATCCACACTGTCAGTTTCTGTGCAGGCGGAGTCTGGGCAGGTGGAGGCCACACAGGTGGATTTTGCACAATCTGAGACATTTCAGGCCTCCCATATTCAATCTGAACAAAGTGAGACCTCCCAGGTTTTGTCCGTGCAAATTGAGTCCACACTGGTAGATTCTGCTCAGGCTGAGTCTGTCCAGATGGAGTCCATAGAGTCCGAGACCTCCCAGGTTAAGGCCATCCATCTTGACCGTGCACAAATTGAGACTACTCAGTCAGTGTCTGCATTGATGGAATCTACACCAGCAGACTTGACCGAGTCTGAGACTGCCACATATGATTATGCGCAAGGGGCATCTTCCCAGGCTGAGTCTGTGCAGGTGGACTCCATGGAGTCCGGGACCTCTGAGGTCAAAGCCTTCCATCTTGAACCTGCACAAATAGAGACCAATCAGCCCATGTCTGCATTGATGGAATCTACACCAGCAGACTTGACTGAGTCTGAGACTGCCACATATGAATATGCGCAAGGGGCATCCTCCCAGCCTCAGTCTGTGCAGATGGAGTCCATGGAGTCCGAGACCTCTGAGGTCAAAGCCTTCCATCTTGAACCTGCACAAATAGAGACCAATCAGCCCATGTCTGCATTGATGGATCCTACACCGGCAGGCTTGACTGAGTCTGAGACTGCCACATATGAGTATGCGCAAGGGGCATCTTCCCAGGTTGAGTCTGTGCAGGTGGAGTCTTCAGTAGTTGACATCATCCTAACACAGCCTCTACAACACGACTCCACGCTTGTGGAGTTCACGCAGTCCGATACATCCCAGACTGAAACCTCCCAAACTGAATCTGTACAAGTTGAGACCTCACAAGCTTCATCTGCACTGTTGGAGTCCAGACTTGCAGATTCTGGGCAGGATGAGACCTCACAGTCCGTTCATTCTCAGTCCAAAGCCTTCCACATTGAATCAATACAAGTTGAGACCTCTACCTCTAATCCTGAGTCTGCTCCGGTGAAATCTGCACCAGCGGACCTTACTCAGCCCAAGACCACTACCGCTACATCCGAGTCTGTACAAGAGGAGTCCACTGAACCAGAGTCTTCTCGAGCTGAGGTCTCCCACGTCAAATCCAAACATGTGGAATCTATGGGTTCATTATCCACACCTGACTTGTCTGCACAAGCCAAACTCCCCAGGACAGAATCTTCTCAAGATGAGGTCTCCCTTATCAATTTTAAACATGTTGACTGCTCTTTGGCCGAGTCTATGCATTCTGTGTCCACGTTAGAACTGTCTGCACAGGTCAAAAGCTCCCAAGCTGACATCTCCCACGCTGAATCTAAACAAGATGAGACCTTACCAACTGAGTCTCCACAGGTGGATTCCTCAATGACGGGGCCTACACAGATCGAGGATGCACTGCTGGAGTCGACACAGGCTGAGTCCTCCCACATTGAATCTGCACAGGACGAAACCTCCCAGCCTGTGTCTGCACAGGTGGAGTCCAAGCCTGAGGAGTCTGCACAGTTGGAATCCACAGAGGGTGAGGTCCCCCAGTTCGAAACTACGCCAATTGAGAACGCTTCTGCTGAGTCCGACCAAGCATTGCCGAGTGACAACCAGTTGGAAAATAATGAATCCGAGACGCCTAATCAAAGTTCATCTCCTGCTGTTCAAGACCAGGAAGAG GCAGAAGAGCAAGCTGACGAATAA
- the LOC130909384 gene encoding microtubule-associated protein futsch-like isoform X2, which yields MHGVKTTDNVTTPEASVLSPGSDDIPKDQSKMEKTQKEKELISEAIMEPAQAAGPASSQVDQHLELQRQRSPLELQRQRSPLPHESPNQEKDAHAESSSAESAKVESTQAEVSQDESTLAGISRAGYLQMESTKEESERVKSSQDTFLQEGAEQAKLSQHDTFHADSAEEEVMQVHSTQAETYTTDSSKSEASMLIESSQAKAFEVESTEIESFREHTQLGSALDKLAQSESMQEESSQAEAYQGESAQVEPTEAESVQVKSTQAKSSDAEQAQVECTQVEKPQTESPQMRSTLMNSVQAKTSQVKTVQSTSLEIDSTPADSAQIKTPLSESVQYESPHAGSAEEEVVQVDSTQAETYITESSKSEASMLIESSQAKAIEVESTEIERSQEHYTQLGSTLDKLAQSESVQEESSQAEAYQGESAQVEPTQAESVQVESTQTKSSYAEHAQVECTQVETLQTESPQMRSTLMNSVQAKLSQVKTVQSTSLEMDSTTADSAQIKTPLSESVQNESPQSESLHVESTKVEASPMESTLSVSVQAESGQVEATQVDFAQSETFQASHIQSEQSETSQVLSVQIESTLVDSAQAESVQMESIESETSQVKAIHLDRAQIETTQSVSALMESTPADLTESETATYDYAQGASSQAESVQVDSMESGTSEVKAFHLEPAQIETNQPMSALMESTPADLTESETATYEYAQGASSQPQSVQMESMESETSEVKAFHLEPAQIETNQPMSALMDPTPAGLTESETATYEYAQGASSQVESVQVESSVVDIILTQPLQHDSTLVEFTQSDTSQTETSQTESVQVETSQASSALLESRLADSGQDETSQSVHSQSKAFHIESIQVETSTSNPESAPVKSAPADLTQPKTTTATSESVQEESTEPESSRAEVSHVKSKHVESMGSLSTPDLSAQAKLPRTESSQDEVSLINFKHVDCSLAESMHSVSTLELSAQVKSSQADISHAESKQDETLPTESPQVDSSMTGPTQIEDALLESTQAESSHIESAQDETSQPVSAQVESKPEESAQLESTEGEVPQFETTPIENASAESDQALPSDNQLENNESETPNQSSSPAVQDQEEAEEQADE from the exons ATGCATGGG GTGAAAACAACTGATAACGTAACCACTCCAGAAGCCTCAGTGTTATCTCCAGGGTCTGACGACATCCCGAAAGACCagtcaaaaatggaaaaaacgCAGAAGGAGAAG GAACTCATCTCGGAAGCAATCATGGAACCGGCCCAGGCCGCAGGGCCTGCTTCAAGCCAGGTGGACCAACACCTGGAGTTACAAAGGCAAAGGAGTCCTCTGGAGTTACAAAGGCAAAGGAGCCCTCTGCCACATGAAAGTCCAAACCAAGAGAAG GATGCACATGCCGAGTCCTCCTCAGCTGAATCTGCAAAAGTGGAGTCCACTCAAGCTGAGGTCTCCCAGGATGAAAGCACTCTGGCTGGGATCTCCCGGGCAGGGTATTTACAGATGGAGTCCACAAAAGAGGAGTCTGAACGAGTGAAATCTTCCCAAGATACATTTTtacaagaaggagctgagcaggCGAAGCTCTCGCAGCACGATACGTTCCATGCAGATTCTGCAGAGGAAGAGGTCATGCAGGTTCACTCCACACAGGCTGAGACTTACACAACTGATTCCTCTAAATCTGAGGCATCTATGCTGAttgaatcctctcaggctaaagcaTTTGAGGTGGAATCCACAGAAATTGAGAGTTTCCGAGAACATACGCAGTTGGGCTCTGCGCTAGACAAGTTAGCGCAATCTGAATCCATGCAGGAAGAATCTTCACAAGCTGAGGCTTACCAAGGAGAATCAGCACAAGTTGAGCCTACTGAGGCTGAGTCTGTGCAAGTCAAGTCCACACAGGCCAAGTCCTCCGATGCTGAGCAAGCCCAGGTTGAATGCACGCAGGTTGAGAAACCCCAGACAGAGTCTCCGCAGATGAGGTCCACATTGATGAATTCTGTGCAGGCCAAGACCTCCCAGGTTAAGACAGTTCAATCCACATCTTTGGAGATTGACTCTACACCAGCAGACTCTGCTCAGATCAAGACTCCTTTGTCTGAGTCTGTGCAATATGAGTCCCCCCATGCCGGGTCTGCAGAGGAAGAGGTCGTGCAGGTTGACTCCACACAGGCTGAGACTTACATAACTGAGTCCTCTAAATCTGAGGCATCTATGCTGAttgaatcctctcaggctaaagcaATTGAGGTGGAATCCACAGAAATTGAGAGGTCCCAAGAACATTATACGCAGTTGGGCTCTACGCTAGACAAGTTAGCGCAATCTGAATCCGTTCAGGAAGAATCTTCACAAGCTGAGGCTTACCAAGGAGAATCAGCACAAGTTGAGCCTACTCAGGCTGAGTCTGTGCAAGTCGAGTCCACACAGACCAAGTCCTCCTATGCTGAGCACGCCCAGGTTGAATGCACGCAAGTTGAGACACTCCAGACAGAGTCTCCGCAGATGAGGTCCACATTGATGAATTCTGTGCAGGCCAAGCTCTCCCAGGTTAAGACAGTTCAATCCacatctttggagatggactctaCAACAGCAGACTCTGCTCAGATCAAGACTCCTTTGTCTGAGTCCGTGCAAAATGAGTCCCCTCAGTCTGAGTCTTTGCATGTGGAGTCCACAAAAGTTGAGGCCTCCCCAATGGAATCCACACTGTCAGTTTCTGTGCAGGCGGAGTCTGGGCAGGTGGAGGCCACACAGGTGGATTTTGCACAATCTGAGACATTTCAGGCCTCCCATATTCAATCTGAACAAAGTGAGACCTCCCAGGTTTTGTCCGTGCAAATTGAGTCCACACTGGTAGATTCTGCTCAGGCTGAGTCTGTCCAGATGGAGTCCATAGAGTCCGAGACCTCCCAGGTTAAGGCCATCCATCTTGACCGTGCACAAATTGAGACTACTCAGTCAGTGTCTGCATTGATGGAATCTACACCAGCAGACTTGACCGAGTCTGAGACTGCCACATATGATTATGCGCAAGGGGCATCTTCCCAGGCTGAGTCTGTGCAGGTGGACTCCATGGAGTCCGGGACCTCTGAGGTCAAAGCCTTCCATCTTGAACCTGCACAAATAGAGACCAATCAGCCCATGTCTGCATTGATGGAATCTACACCAGCAGACTTGACTGAGTCTGAGACTGCCACATATGAATATGCGCAAGGGGCATCCTCCCAGCCTCAGTCTGTGCAGATGGAGTCCATGGAGTCCGAGACCTCTGAGGTCAAAGCCTTCCATCTTGAACCTGCACAAATAGAGACCAATCAGCCCATGTCTGCATTGATGGATCCTACACCGGCAGGCTTGACTGAGTCTGAGACTGCCACATATGAGTATGCGCAAGGGGCATCTTCCCAGGTTGAGTCTGTGCAGGTGGAGTCTTCAGTAGTTGACATCATCCTAACACAGCCTCTACAACACGACTCCACGCTTGTGGAGTTCACGCAGTCCGATACATCCCAGACTGAAACCTCCCAAACTGAATCTGTACAAGTTGAGACCTCACAAGCTTCATCTGCACTGTTGGAGTCCAGACTTGCAGATTCTGGGCAGGATGAGACCTCACAGTCCGTTCATTCTCAGTCCAAAGCCTTCCACATTGAATCAATACAAGTTGAGACCTCTACCTCTAATCCTGAGTCTGCTCCGGTGAAATCTGCACCAGCGGACCTTACTCAGCCCAAGACCACTACCGCTACATCCGAGTCTGTACAAGAGGAGTCCACTGAACCAGAGTCTTCTCGAGCTGAGGTCTCCCACGTCAAATCCAAACATGTGGAATCTATGGGTTCATTATCCACACCTGACTTGTCTGCACAAGCCAAACTCCCCAGGACAGAATCTTCTCAAGATGAGGTCTCCCTTATCAATTTTAAACATGTTGACTGCTCTTTGGCCGAGTCTATGCATTCTGTGTCCACGTTAGAACTGTCTGCACAGGTCAAAAGCTCCCAAGCTGACATCTCCCACGCTGAATCTAAACAAGATGAGACCTTACCAACTGAGTCTCCACAGGTGGATTCCTCAATGACGGGGCCTACACAGATCGAGGATGCACTGCTGGAGTCGACACAGGCTGAGTCCTCCCACATTGAATCTGCACAGGACGAAACCTCCCAGCCTGTGTCTGCACAGGTGGAGTCCAAGCCTGAGGAGTCTGCACAGTTGGAATCCACAGAGGGTGAGGTCCCCCAGTTCGAAACTACGCCAATTGAGAACGCTTCTGCTGAGTCCGACCAAGCATTGCCGAGTGACAACCAGTTGGAAAATAATGAATCCGAGACGCCTAATCAAAGTTCATCTCCTGCTGTTCAAGACCAGGAAGAG GCAGAAGAGCAAGCTGACGAATAA